CGGGATACCCGAGCCACCAGCCCGCCCCGTACAGGACGGCCGACGCGGCCGCCGTGCCCCGGCCCAGCGGCGTCAGCACCTCGCACTCCGCACGTCGAATCTCGTACCTTTCAGCTCGGACACGGCCGGATCAGACACCGGCCGCCTGCGGCGTCGGCACGTTCGCGAGCGCCTCCGCGACCACGTCCGCCGCGCCGCTCCCGCGCAGCTCCGCCTCCGGCGTCACGACGAGCCGGTGCGCTACCACCGCGACCGCGAGGGCCTTCACGTCCTCGGGGACCACGTAGGAGCGTCCGGCCGCCGCCGCGCGCACCCGCGCCGCGCCCAGCAGCGCGATGCTCGCCCGCGGGCTCGCGCCGAGCCGCAGGTCGGGGTGCCCGCGGGTCGCCGCGACGAGCCGCACCACGTACTCGTGCAGCGGCGGCGCGACGTGCAGCCGCCGGGCGAAGTCGATCATGCGGGCGAGGTCGTCGCGGCCCAGGACGGGCGGGAGCCGGTCCAGCATCGCGCCGGTCGGGGCGCCCGCGAGCATCGCCACCTCGGCCCGGTGATCGGGGTAGCCCATCGAGATCCGCATGAGGAACCGGTCGAGCTGGGCCTCCGGCAGCGGATACGTGCCGTCCATGTCGACGGGGTTCTGCGTCGCCACGACCATGAACGGGCGCGGCACCGGATGCGGCCGCCCCTCCACCGTGACGCGCCGCTCCTCCATGACCTCCAGCAGCGCCGACTGCGTCTTCGGCGACCCCCGGTTGATCTCGTCCGCGACCGCGATGTTCGCGAAGATCGGCCCGGGGTGGAACTCGAACGCGTTCTTGCCCTGGTTGA
The nucleotide sequence above comes from Actinomadura algeriensis. Encoded proteins:
- a CDS encoding AAA family ATPase: MTENGGVDPDAAAGRFAQMFAALAGNVERVVRGKRDRVELALTCLLAEGHLLVEDVPGVGKTTLARAISASVEAEWARIQFTPDLLPSDITGVSIFNQGKNAFEFHPGPIFANIAVADEINRGSPKTQSALLEVMEERRVTVEGRPHPVPRPFMVVATQNPVDMDGTYPLPEAQLDRFLMRISMGYPDHRAEVAMLAGAPTGAMLDRLPPVLGRDDLARMIDFARRLHVAPPLHEYVVRLVAATRGHPDLRLGASPRASIALLGAARVRAAAAGRSYVVPEDVKALAVAVVAHRLVVTPEAELRGSGAADVVAEALANVPTPQAAGV